TCGGAATGCCGGGAAGGGCTCTTTTTTGGGGGGTATCGCAGGAAGTGACCGCGCGGAGCCAAAAACCAGGGCCGTAACGTGCGCGAGCGGCACCGACGCCCTCACCATCGCCCTCATGGCCCTCGGGCTTAAACCGGGGGACGAGGTCATCGTGCCCGATTTCACGTTCATTGCACCGGCGGAATGCGTCGCGTTTCTGGGCGGCATACCGCGGTTCGCAGACATCGACCCCGAGACCTTGCAAATCGACCCGGAAAGCGTAAAGGCGCTAATCGGCCCAAAGACGCGCGGGATTATCGGCGTGGACCTGTTCGGGCAGTGCGCGCCGTTTGCACATCAGGCAGAAACAACGCTGTGGGAAATCGCCGTCGTGAACGACCTGTGGCTAGTGGAAGATGCGGCGCAGGCATTCGGCGCAGAGTATAGAATTTCGTCCGAATTTGGCAGCATAGCACAACGCGCCTGTACCCTCGCGACCATTTCCATCACGAGCTTTTACCCGAGCAAGCCGCTGGGATGCTACGGCGACGGTGGCGCGCTATTCACCAGCGACCCGAAGCTGGAAGCGAAAATCCGGCAGATCGCGAACCACGGGAGTACCGGCCGCTACCTGCACGAATCCGTCGGCATCAACAGCAGGCTCGACGCCCTACAGGCGGCCATATTGCGGGTAAAGCTCCGCCACTTCGAAGACGAACTGAAGGTGCGCCGCGAGAACGCCCGCAAGTACGACGAGTTTTTCGGCGCTTTGAACGACGCCGGCGGCATTGACGGTGCAAAAATCGTGCCGCAGCAAATCGGTGCAAATTGCAAGACGCCGAAACTTGAGATAAACTGCACGAGCACCTACGCGCAATATACGGTGCTGGCCGACAACCGCGAAGCGTTTATTGCAAAGCTAAACGCAGCCGGAATCCCGCACTGCATCCACTACCCGCAGCCGCTGCACGAACAGCCCTGCTTCAAGGGACTCGCGCAGGGAAGCGAGAACAAGAACGCCATCATGGCGAGCCAGAAGGCCGTAAGCCTCCCCGTCTGCGCGTTTACCGATGTCGACTTTATCATAAACAAGCTGAGGTCCGTCCTATGAGAAACACCGACCTGATCCCCGAAATTGCGAACGACATGACCCCCCGCAAGGTCAAGGACTCGCAGACCGAAACGCACGCCATTGTGCATCCGGACAACACGAACGCGCTCCACAACGCCTTCGGGGGCTACCTGATGGGCCTCATGGACGTGGCCGCCTGCGTGGTCGCCTTCAACCATGCGGGCCGCAAGGTGAACACCATCTCCATCGACGGGGTAAGGTTCTTCCGCCCGGCAAAACTCGGCACCATCCTGAACATCCACGCGAGCCTGAACCGCGCGTTCAACACCTCGATGGAAATCGGTCTGAAAATCACCGAGACCGACCCGGTAAACAAGCAGGAACTGCCCATCGCGCACGGCTACTTCACGTTCGTCGCCATCGGCGAAGACGGCCGCCCCACCGCGGTCGCCCCGGTAGAGCCCGAAACCGCCGAAGAAAAGCGCAGGTACGAACAGGCGCTTGTCCGCCGCGAAGCCCGAATTGCATTAGGGAAGAAGCTGGTATAGCAGCGGCGCGGCCTGTATACAGGCGGAACCATTATTTATGTCCGGGGCTCTTTCTGAGCCCCCTTCCCATTTCTAAAATTTAGGCATGCGCGGAACACAAAAAGACGTCAAAGACCGTTCCCTGATAAGCCTCTCCTGGCCGCTTATCCTCACCTTCGCCGTGGGCATGATCCAGCCCATGATGGACAGCTGGTTCCTTTCGCGCACATCCGAAACCGCAGCCGCCGGCGTCGGCGCCATGCTCCCCATCCTCGGGGCGCTCTTTACCGCCCTCCACGCCTTCTCGCAGTCGGGCGCGAGCATCGTCTCGCAGTACATCGGCGCCAAGCAGAACAGCCACGCACGCAGCACGCAAACGATGGTCCTCTTCGGGAGCATCTTGCTCGGGGTGGCCCTCACGCTCCTCATCTACCCGCTTTCGGGCACCATTCCCCGCTGGATGGGCCTGACAGAAGAACCCGCCGAATACGCGATGCAATTTTTGAGCGTCGT
Above is a window of Fibrobacter sp. DNA encoding:
- a CDS encoding DegT/DnrJ/EryC1/StrS aminotransferase family protein, producing MMPFVNITGQRDAYREEFLAAERAVLDSGCYIGGPEVAALEAELADFCNSAGRNAGKGSFLGGIAGSDRAEPKTRAVTCASGTDALTIALMALGLKPGDEVIVPDFTFIAPAECVAFLGGIPRFADIDPETLQIDPESVKALIGPKTRGIIGVDLFGQCAPFAHQAETTLWEIAVVNDLWLVEDAAQAFGAEYRISSEFGSIAQRACTLATISITSFYPSKPLGCYGDGGALFTSDPKLEAKIRQIANHGSTGRYLHESVGINSRLDALQAAILRVKLRHFEDELKVRRENARKYDEFFGALNDAGGIDGAKIVPQQIGANCKTPKLEINCTSTYAQYTVLADNREAFIAKLNAAGIPHCIHYPQPLHEQPCFKGLAQGSENKNAIMASQKAVSLPVCAFTDVDFIINKLRSVL
- a CDS encoding acyl-CoA thioesterase, translating into MRNTDLIPEIANDMTPRKVKDSQTETHAIVHPDNTNALHNAFGGYLMGLMDVAACVVAFNHAGRKVNTISIDGVRFFRPAKLGTILNIHASLNRAFNTSMEIGLKITETDPVNKQELPIAHGYFTFVAIGEDGRPTAVAPVEPETAEEKRRYEQALVRREARIALGKKLV